In Pyrus communis chromosome 1, drPyrComm1.1, whole genome shotgun sequence, the following are encoded in one genomic region:
- the LOC137708811 gene encoding uncharacterized protein, with protein sequence MMRGVGGPLLCIGDLLSDVGESDASPPPQQPEASSFSSVSSFDQSLDLTKLFQENYEQLNEALGGTDHSWAALTLKLCSALETANKLIQSTNSNVMSLSEKVGELEGVIKRADSAISAARVVHGSLNKKEGPLIGNQNAK encoded by the exons ATGATGAGAGGTGTGGGAGGTCCTCTTCTGTGCATAGGCGATCTGCTGAGCGACGTGGGGGAATCAGATGCTTCGCCGCCACCGCAACAACCTGAGGCCTCCTCGTTTTCTTCTGTTTCCAGCTTCGATCAGAGCTTGGACCTCACCAAGTTGTTCCAG GAGAACTATGAGCAGCTGAATGAGGCGCTTGGCGGTACAGATCATTCATGGGCAGCTCTTACTTTGAAG TTATGCAGTGCTTTGGAAACTGCAAACAAGTTAATTCAGTCAACAAACTCAAATGTCATGTCATTGTCGGAGAAGGTTGGAGAGCTTGAGGGAGTTATCAAGAGGGCAGATTCTGCCATATCAGCAGCAAGGGTCGTTCATGGTTCACTAAACAAAAAGGAAGGACCACTTATTGGCAATCAAAATGCCAAATGA
- the LOC137726218 gene encoding uncharacterized protein At4g02000-like has translation MCRVLEADMPWLFRDDMVLVVDGARHGQWAELLHLATMWVQLHNVPPLNMTKAVALEIVGLIGKVVKVDKDDGRDCIGKFLRVRISFDVRELLMRGANVEFPNYGTIWVDFRYKGLLNYCLICGKVGHVTRWCKAEKLGDKASEVDT, from the coding sequence ATGTGTAGAGTATTAGAGGCAGATATGCCATGGCTATTTCGGGATGATATGGTTTTAGTTGTTGATGGTGCTCGCCATGGTCAATGGGCAGAACTTCTTCACTTGGCGACAATGTGGGTGCAATTGCATAATGTTCCTCCACTCAATATGACGAAGGCTGTTGCTTTGGAAATAGTAGGCTTGATCGGTAAAGTGGTCAAGGTGGACAAGGACGATGGGCGAGATTGTATTGGTAAATTTTTACGTGTGAGGATTTCTTTTGATGTCCGAGAACTGCTTATGAGGGGAGCAAATGTGGAATTTCCAAATTATGGGACAATATGGGTTGATTTTCGCTATAAAGGGCTACTGAATTATTGTCTCATTTGTGGCAAGGTGGGGCATGTCACTCGGTGGTGTAAGGCTGAAAAACTTGGTGACAAGGCTTCGGAAGTAGACACATAG